From one Humulus lupulus chromosome 8, drHumLupu1.1, whole genome shotgun sequence genomic stretch:
- the LOC133798129 gene encoding WRKY transcription factor 55, with protein sequence MKPYMEEHSNMVSLILHGCKLAKELESNLGDHQSNELANRCDEIAKIFGCAKERLRRVTTSQDYNMLTALQNNASIGHGGSFQELLRSCTTTTDHDIIRGFAHHENRIIPNNNMATNIEILGSSSSSSSSQRPRKRKDDPEIRIVKMAAPQIGNTEIPPEDNYTWRKYGQKEIMGSKYPRGYYRCTHQKLYNCSAKKQVQRLDDDPLMFEVMYRGNHTCHMSATAPTSVLPPQGGFVSMSQSMVIDHPSQPLTAITTATATATCSVPLGGSWLSMKCSAATAGGGRGGGSTSGGGGGGGSTNKEMVHVHDFHPVLDLADVMFNSGSSSSNSMEFLFPTSMEEDRK encoded by the exons ATGAAACCGTATATGGAGGAACACAGCAATATGGTTTCGTTGATCCTCCATGGATGCAAGTTAGCCAAAGAACTGGAATCGAATCTGGGCGATCATCAGTCAAACGAGCTAGCGAATCGCTGCGACGAGATTGCGAAGATTTTCGGCTGCGCTAAGGAGCGGCTGCGTCGAGTTACTACAAGTCAAGATTACAACATGTTAACGGCGCTACAAAATAATGCTAGTATTGGCCATGGTGGGAGCTTCCAAGAATTGCTTAGGTCTTGTACTACTACTACTGATCATGATATTATAAGAGGTTTTGCTCATCATGAAAATAGAATTATCCCCAATAATAATATGGCTACAAATATTGAAATTCTTGgctcatcatcatcgtcatcctCGTCACAAAGACCACGAAAAAG AAAGGATGATCCGGAAATTCGAATAGTGAAGATGGCTGCACCTCAGATTGGAAATACTGAAATCCCACCGGAAGATAACTACACTTGGCGAAAATATGGACAAAAGGAGATCATGGGCTCAAAGTATCCtag GGGCTACTATAGGTGCACTCACCAGAAGCTGTACAATTGTTCAGCAAAGAAGCAAGTGCAGCGACTGGACGATGATCCTTTAATGTTCGAGGTGATGTACAGGGGTAACCACACGTGTCACATGTCGGCCACAGCTCCGACGTCTGTCTTACCGCCGCAAGGAGGGTTTGTGTCAATGTCACAAAGTATGGTAATAGATCATCCATCGCAACCACTAACAGCAATTactactgccactgccactgctactTGTTCAGTTCCTCTAGGGGGGTCATGGCTTTCCATGAAATGTTCCGCCGCCACagcaggaggaggaagaggaggagggaGTACcagcggcggcggcggcggcggcggtaGTACTAACAAAGAGAtggttcatgttcatgattttcATCCGGTGTTAGATCTGGCGGACGTGATGTTTAATTCTggcagcagcagtagcaatagcatgGAGTTTTTGTTCCCTACTTCGATGGAGGAAGATCGTAAATAA